From a region of the Pseudomonadota bacterium genome:
- a CDS encoding beta-galactosidase → MHGVERLFVGILGALALLAACATPEDAQDVASPPPSASLANQFPVGIYAVWHGTRQDVFASPAVVGGQVWALWAQVEPAPGEYDFSLLDERLEAIRNAGRQATVQLNANDHPAWLFDRVPYLPLQLHTVRSERGTPMYWHPTYLSAQLALIDALARWIRTHPHRDTIAAVRLSYNAVGTEGLTIPEGYREASAWERGPGVAPGTDWTPERAVNYAEGVIDQYIDKVAPVAFLLVRRAVFQEDQSRLGKGAQGARLRTRLQPLLDAGRAGVFHTSSDIQPRNSGFSRDVYETMRTQCREGRRICYAEAITLAADRRTDYPATAAPSATQWFYWRVLSDLHLGVSRLAVNRLDLIRSQDPGVALGLAFARRHLGAHLSPSASGGAWIAFRRGDFIPGDYGVLALARGCGERVTGVGPADQPYGLWATRLRSRDTCEVHFNEDFLADAGTDALQLTVLARATQDGPASLGLSGLGQRSAQLTVPGGGAWHALRITLIPNNAEAALWPLHVETLDHPVDLHLIELTRAQSPP, encoded by the coding sequence TTGCACGGCGTTGAGCGCCTCTTCGTGGGTATTCTCGGGGCGCTGGCGTTGTTGGCCGCATGCGCGACGCCGGAGGACGCCCAGGACGTAGCCTCGCCCCCGCCGTCCGCTTCCCTGGCGAACCAGTTTCCCGTGGGGATCTACGCCGTCTGGCACGGGACGCGTCAGGATGTCTTCGCTTCGCCAGCGGTGGTCGGTGGTCAGGTATGGGCCTTGTGGGCCCAGGTGGAGCCGGCACCCGGCGAGTACGACTTCAGCTTGCTCGACGAGCGCCTCGAGGCGATCCGCAACGCGGGGCGCCAAGCCACTGTGCAGCTCAACGCGAACGACCACCCTGCATGGCTCTTCGATCGGGTGCCCTACCTGCCGCTCCAACTGCACACGGTGCGCTCGGAACGCGGCACTCCCATGTACTGGCACCCGACCTACCTGTCCGCCCAACTCGCCCTGATCGACGCGCTGGCGCGCTGGATTCGCACCCATCCCCATCGCGACACGATTGCCGCCGTGCGCCTTAGCTACAACGCCGTCGGCACGGAGGGCCTCACCATTCCCGAGGGTTATCGTGAGGCCAGCGCGTGGGAGCGCGGGCCAGGCGTCGCCCCCGGCACGGACTGGACGCCCGAGCGTGCGGTGAACTACGCGGAAGGTGTCATCGATCAATACATCGATAAGGTAGCGCCGGTCGCGTTCCTGCTCGTGCGCCGAGCCGTCTTTCAGGAGGATCAGAGCCGCCTGGGTAAGGGTGCCCAAGGGGCCCGCCTACGCACCCGGCTACAACCCTTGCTGGATGCAGGTCGTGCTGGGGTGTTCCATACCTCGAGCGATATCCAACCGCGCAATTCTGGTTTCAGCCGAGACGTGTACGAGACCATGCGCACCCAATGCCGCGAGGGCCGACGCATCTGCTACGCCGAGGCCATCACCCTCGCCGCCGATCGACGCACGGACTACCCCGCCACGGCCGCCCCCTCGGCTACCCAATGGTTTTATTGGCGAGTGCTGTCCGATCTGCACCTCGGCGTGAGCCGACTCGCGGTCAATCGCTTGGATCTCATTCGCTCGCAGGACCCAGGCGTCGCCCTCGGCCTCGCCTTCGCGCGGCGCCACTTGGGCGCCCACCTGAGTCCCAGTGCTAGCGGCGGCGCCTGGATCGCCTTTCGCCGCGGCGATTTCATCCCAGGTGACTACGGCGTGCTCGCCCTCGCCCGAGGCTGTGGCGAACGCGTCACCGGGGTCGGCCCCGCGGACCAGCCCTACGGCCTGTGGGCGACGCGATTGCGCTCGCGCGATACCTGCGAGGTGCACTTCAACGAGGACTTCCTGGCCGACGCGGGGACCGACGCCCTCCAACTCACCGTCCTCGCACGCGCTACGCAGGACGGCCCCGCCTCGCTGGGACTGAGCGGTCTCGGCCAACGCTCGGCACAACTGACCGTGCCCGGTGGCGGCGCTTGGCACGCCCTGCGGATCACGTTAATTCCAAACAATGCAGAGGCCGCTCTATGGCCCCTGCACGTGGAGACCCTGGATCACCCCGTCGATCTCCACCTGATCGAACTCACCCGAGCGCAATCACCGCCATGA
- a CDS encoding lipopolysaccharide biosynthesis protein: protein MSRLRSAVRSLRRQLGEGRALRDLASLLSGVVGARLIQVLTIPVITRLFDPADYGRVSLLVALATTLNQASSFGYEGAIALPRQGHGARQVSRLSLILLLMFCSVLALVAWQWPTHWLPASLSQMPAWWLLLAAIVGLLGLNNVLQAWAVRRKSFGVIARSTLAQQGLTSAGRVGWGLGLGPTLPGLLVPYVSGLIVRAWYLTRLPSASPPVQPSATTPKTTAPPDATEPATVGAAARRYAGFALFGLPSTLIRALTQQLPLLLIGTFFAPAIVGLYAAAQRLVLTPARAIGQAGRQVALPRTAGRRRRGEPLFGPLWRATVILAAATALPFVMLYLMGEPLLVLLLGEKWANAGPYAPPLAPWAFSMLLVGPTSAVFQALEEQRWMLGLSCVRLGLFALAVLSARARAPHDVLMLVGSLAIAGVLANMLQLAFALWLAWRHDQNLHRA, encoded by the coding sequence ATGAGCCGCCTCCGCTCGGCGGTGCGATCGCTGCGCAGGCAGCTCGGCGAGGGTCGTGCGCTCCGTGACCTGGCGTCGTTGCTCAGCGGCGTGGTCGGCGCGAGGCTTATCCAGGTGCTGACCATCCCCGTGATCACGCGCCTGTTCGACCCCGCCGATTACGGACGCGTGAGCCTGCTGGTCGCCCTCGCCACCACCCTCAACCAAGCCAGTTCCTTCGGCTATGAGGGCGCTATCGCGCTGCCCCGGCAAGGCCATGGCGCCCGGCAGGTCTCACGCCTGTCCCTCATCCTTCTGCTGATGTTCTGCTCGGTCCTCGCCCTGGTGGCATGGCAATGGCCGACGCACTGGCTACCCGCAAGCCTCAGCCAGATGCCAGCGTGGTGGCTGTTGCTGGCCGCTATCGTCGGCCTCTTGGGCCTCAACAACGTGCTGCAAGCGTGGGCGGTGCGCCGTAAGTCCTTCGGCGTGATCGCGCGCAGCACACTGGCGCAGCAAGGCCTCACCAGCGCCGGCCGAGTGGGCTGGGGGCTCGGCCTAGGCCCCACGCTGCCTGGGCTGCTAGTCCCGTACGTGAGTGGGCTGATCGTGCGCGCCTGGTACCTGACTCGCCTCCCGAGCGCGTCCCCACCCGTGCAGCCGTCGGCCACCACGCCGAAGACCACCGCTCCGCCTGATGCGACAGAACCGGCCACGGTGGGCGCGGCCGCCCGACGCTACGCCGGCTTCGCCCTGTTCGGCCTGCCCAGCACCCTCATCCGCGCACTCACGCAGCAACTCCCCCTCCTGCTCATCGGGACGTTCTTTGCCCCGGCGATCGTGGGCCTGTACGCCGCCGCTCAGCGCCTGGTCCTGACGCCGGCACGTGCCATCGGGCAGGCAGGACGTCAGGTCGCGTTGCCGAGGACGGCGGGTCGTCGGCGGCGCGGAGAACCCTTGTTCGGCCCGCTTTGGCGAGCCACGGTGATCCTCGCGGCCGCCACCGCCCTGCCCTTCGTCATGCTTTACCTAATGGGCGAGCCCCTGTTGGTGCTCTTGCTCGGCGAGAAATGGGCGAATGCGGGGCCCTACGCGCCACCGCTCGCGCCGTGGGCGTTCAGCATGCTCCTGGTCGGCCCCACGAGCGCTGTGTTTCAGGCATTGGAAGAGCAGCGCTGGATGTTAGGCCTCTCGTGCGTGCGCCTTGGACTGTTCGCGCTCGCCGTGCTGTCGGCGCGCGCCAGGGCACCGCACGACGTACTCATGCTCGTGGGGAGCTTGGCAATCGCCGGCGTCCTCGCCAATATGCTCCAGCTTGCCTTCGCCCTGTGGCTGGCGTGGCGTCACGACCAAAACCTGCACCGCGCCTAG
- a CDS encoding alpha/beta hydrolase — translation MTGEAVQHFSGSGANGASLPPAIDASRLTVDGRSGALSYYHAGSGTPVLLVHSINAAASAFEMRPIFEHLRGKRSTYAMDLPGFGFSSRVDRRYDVPLYATAIEDMLDVIAQDLPDRPVDVIALSLSCEFVARVGAEHGHRIRKLVMINPTGFNRLGAQANGPPLANREIPGMHALLSAPLWRESLYRALTRPGTIRYFLRRTYGSDQVDEDMVNYDYLTARQEGASRAPLAFLSGRLFSRDVRRLYEELTMPIWVPHGTRGDFKDFSHAEWARKRSNWHFSAFSTGAMPHFERRIEFTAELDNFLDIHAP, via the coding sequence GTGACGGGTGAGGCGGTTCAACACTTCAGCGGCTCTGGCGCCAACGGCGCGTCGTTGCCCCCGGCGATCGATGCCAGTCGGCTCACGGTCGACGGACGGTCTGGCGCGCTCAGCTACTACCACGCGGGATCCGGAACTCCCGTCTTGCTGGTCCATAGTATCAACGCGGCCGCCTCCGCCTTCGAGATGCGCCCCATCTTCGAGCATCTCCGAGGTAAGCGCAGCACCTACGCGATGGATCTCCCCGGCTTTGGTTTCTCCTCGCGCGTCGATCGCCGCTACGACGTACCGCTGTACGCCACCGCGATCGAGGACATGCTGGACGTCATCGCCCAAGATCTGCCCGATCGCCCCGTGGACGTCATCGCCCTGTCGCTCTCCTGTGAATTCGTCGCCAGGGTCGGCGCCGAACACGGGCACCGCATTCGCAAGCTCGTCATGATCAACCCGACCGGCTTCAACCGCTTGGGAGCCCAGGCCAACGGACCGCCACTGGCCAACCGGGAGATCCCCGGTATGCACGCCTTGCTTTCGGCGCCCCTGTGGCGTGAGTCGCTCTACCGGGCCTTGACCCGCCCAGGCACCATCCGCTATTTCCTGCGGCGCACCTACGGCAGCGATCAGGTGGACGAGGACATGGTGAACTACGACTATCTCACCGCCCGCCAGGAAGGGGCCAGCCGCGCCCCGCTCGCGTTCTTGAGTGGACGGCTGTTCAGTCGCGACGTGCGACGTCTGTACGAAGAGCTGACCATGCCCATCTGGGTGCCCCACGGCACCCGTGGCGACTTCAAGGACTTCTCTCACGCGGAGTGGGCCCGCAAACGGTCCAACTGGCACTTCAGTGCGTTCAGCACCGGGGCCATGCCCCACTTCGAGCGGCGCATCGAGTTCACCGCCGAGCTGGACAACTTCCTCGACATCCACGCTCCCTGA
- a CDS encoding XdhC family protein produces the protein MDKSTEQTSADLAHLRQGLAWHASGHRVAIASVVSTWGSAPCPAGSQLLVRDDMHFEGSVSGGCVESAVIAEAVAMLGGGDEPAAPRLLTYGVSDEAAIEVGLACGGTVEIWLQGLAEGSTHALAPALLQDALDCLERRIPAVLSCDLHTGICELHKPSPGRPGQDHSLGARASACALADRSGRDGEHFMKVFNPRLRLVIVGAVHVAQHLAAIAQRCNYEVIVVDPREAFLRDRFRGVATCGDWPDDALKTLALDARSAVVTLTHDPKLDDPALQAALRSDAFYIGALGSRRTQAKRQARLVEGGHEPKQIARIHGPVGLDIGARNPAEIALAILAQITATLRGRTTPPSTP, from the coding sequence ATGGACAAGAGCACCGAGCAAACCTCCGCGGATCTCGCACACCTGCGACAGGGCCTCGCCTGGCACGCCAGCGGCCACCGCGTCGCTATCGCGAGCGTCGTCTCCACCTGGGGATCCGCCCCATGCCCGGCGGGTAGCCAGCTGTTGGTCCGCGACGACATGCACTTCGAAGGGTCGGTGTCCGGCGGCTGCGTCGAGAGCGCAGTGATCGCCGAGGCCGTCGCCATGCTCGGCGGGGGCGACGAACCCGCCGCGCCCCGACTCCTCACCTACGGGGTGAGCGACGAGGCGGCAATCGAGGTCGGCCTCGCGTGTGGAGGCACGGTCGAGATCTGGCTGCAAGGCCTCGCCGAGGGCTCGACGCACGCACTGGCGCCAGCCCTGCTCCAGGACGCCCTGGACTGCCTGGAGCGACGCATCCCGGCCGTGTTGAGCTGCGACCTCCACACCGGCATCTGCGAACTGCACAAGCCTTCACCCGGCCGCCCCGGGCAGGATCACTCACTCGGGGCGCGCGCGTCGGCTTGCGCCCTGGCCGACCGAAGTGGCCGTGACGGCGAGCATTTCATGAAAGTTTTCAATCCGCGCCTGCGCCTGGTGATCGTGGGTGCCGTACACGTAGCGCAGCACTTGGCGGCGATCGCCCAGCGATGCAATTACGAGGTGATCGTGGTCGACCCGCGAGAGGCGTTTCTGCGCGATCGATTCCGTGGCGTCGCCACCTGCGGTGACTGGCCTGACGATGCGCTCAAAACGCTCGCCCTCGACGCTCGTAGCGCCGTGGTGACCCTGACCCACGATCCGAAGCTGGACGACCCCGCCCTCCAGGCAGCGCTACGGTCCGACGCCTTCTACATTGGCGCCCTCGGCAGTCGACGCACGCAGGCTAAGCGCCAGGCACGCCTCGTCGAAGGCGGCCATGAACCTAAGCAGATCGCTCGCATCCACGGCCCCGTCGGCTTGGATATCGGCGCGCGTAACCCCGCCGAAATCGCCCTCGCCATTCTGGCGCAGATCACCGCGACGCTACGCGGGCGCACCACGCCACCGAGCACTCCCTGA
- the ccmA gene encoding cytochrome c biogenesis heme-transporting ATPase CcmA — protein sequence MLFARLSFQVQAGEVLHVTGPNGIGKSSLLRVLAGLTRPETGTVRWGGQDVFKDTYDFYSALSYLGHRDGLKGELSAIDNLTFASALRPEGATRTEIGEALAAVGLTAVGGLPLRLLSAGQRRRVAICRSLLARGALWILDEPFSNLDVAGREWGHQRVAQHLEAGGLAIITSHHALTVPGVAVRELALG from the coding sequence CTGCTCTTCGCCCGCCTCAGCTTTCAGGTTCAGGCCGGCGAGGTACTTCACGTCACCGGTCCGAACGGCATCGGTAAGTCCAGCCTGCTGCGGGTGCTGGCGGGGTTGACTCGCCCCGAGACCGGTACGGTGCGCTGGGGCGGTCAGGACGTTTTCAAAGATACCTACGACTTCTATTCAGCATTGTCCTATCTCGGCCACCGCGATGGTCTCAAGGGCGAACTCAGCGCGATCGATAACCTCACCTTCGCGAGTGCGCTGCGACCCGAGGGGGCCACGCGCACGGAGATCGGCGAGGCGCTGGCGGCGGTCGGGCTGACGGCGGTCGGGGGGCTCCCCCTGCGTCTCCTGTCGGCAGGGCAGCGCCGACGCGTGGCCATCTGCCGTTCACTCCTCGCACGGGGAGCCCTATGGATCCTCGACGAACCGTTCTCTAACCTGGACGTGGCCGGTCGCGAGTGGGGGCACCAGCGGGTGGCGCAGCACCTCGAGGCGGGCGGTCTGGCCATCATCACCTCCCACCACGCGCTCACCGTGCCGGGCGTTGCCGTGCGCGAGTTGGCCCTCGGATGA
- the ccmB gene encoding heme exporter protein CcmB, with product MSAFVAVLQRELRLALRRPGQLVNPLVFFAVVLVLFPLGLDPGAELLQRIAPGVMWVAALLAMLLSQETLFQGDFDDGSLEQMALQPQPLWWLALAKVLAHWLLTGLPLVLVSPLGAGAFFVPASAVPVLMLALLLGTAILSLLGGVGAALTVGLHRGGVLIAILIVPLLVPTMLLGTRAIEQAMIGLSPEGVLLWLAALLAFLACVTPFAIGAALRIHLD from the coding sequence ATGAGCGCGTTCGTGGCGGTCCTTCAGCGCGAGCTGCGCTTGGCGTTGCGACGCCCGGGGCAACTGGTCAACCCGCTGGTGTTCTTCGCCGTGGTGTTGGTGCTGTTCCCCTTGGGCCTCGACCCCGGTGCCGAGCTACTGCAGCGCATCGCGCCCGGGGTGATGTGGGTGGCAGCGCTGCTCGCCATGCTGCTGTCGCAGGAGACCCTGTTTCAGGGCGATTTCGACGACGGCAGCCTGGAACAAATGGCCCTGCAACCGCAGCCGCTCTGGTGGCTGGCCCTGGCCAAGGTGTTGGCGCACTGGCTGCTTACGGGGCTGCCCCTGGTGTTGGTGAGTCCCCTCGGGGCAGGGGCGTTCTTCGTGCCAGCCTCCGCTGTGCCCGTGTTGATGCTGGCCCTGCTCCTCGGCACGGCGATTTTGAGCCTGCTCGGTGGGGTCGGCGCGGCGCTCACGGTCGGTTTGCACCGCGGAGGCGTGCTGATCGCGATTCTGATCGTGCCCCTGCTGGTGCCCACCATGTTGCTGGGCACGCGTGCCATCGAACAGGCCATGATCGGCCTTTCCCCAGAGGGCGTGCTCCTGTGGCTCGCCGCGCTCCTGGCATTTCTGGCCTGCGTCACGCCGTTCGCGATCGGCGCCGCCCTACGCATACATCTGGACTGA